In one window of Falco biarmicus isolate bFalBia1 chromosome 16, bFalBia1.pri, whole genome shotgun sequence DNA:
- the TULP1 gene encoding tubby-related protein 1 isoform X3 — protein sequence MEKVKKKRQEPMLEAEAKPRRLRVKKLSEAGAAEEPRAPAQGVKKLKKKKEEKGEEEGDKDPKLTREPRKKKESPATRSRVAKAPKKQQEPAEDSEEEEEEEEVENKDPPKKLKKKVPKDPTSGEGREKKLKPKGDKSDPDGKAKSAKSTKKEQMSMFQVNGEKKEKKSKKKATTSSDEEDDSDSSTKPIRSEKKKNPASLFQTGGDPPREKKSKKKAPPKVAESEEESPETPQKNSNKKGKGKKSKKLKEERPLSPVIEVDNLEEFVLRPAPQGVTVKCRVTRDKKGMDRGLYPTYYLHLDNDKKVFLLAGRKRKKSKTSNYLISIDPTDLSRGGENFIGKLRSNLMGTKFTVFDNGANPDRANADWSNVRQELSAVVYETNVLGFKGPRKMTVIIPGMNADNERVPIRPRNDNDGLLMRWQNRNMDNVIELHNKAPVWNDETQSYVLNFHGRVTHASVKNFQIVHGSDPDYIVMQFGRVADDAFTMDYNYPLCAVQAFAIALSSFDGKLACE from the exons ATGGAG AAGGTGAAGAAGAAGCGGCAGGAGCCGATGCTGGAGGCCGAGGCCAAGCCCCGGCGGCTGCGGGTGAAGAAGCTGAGCGAGGCGGGGGCTGCGGAGGAGCCCCGTGCCCCAGCACAGG GGgtgaagaagctgaagaagaagaaggaggagaagggggaggaggagggtgacAAGGACCCCAAACTCACCAGGGAGCCTCGGAAGAAGAAGGAGAGCCCAGCCACCCGCTCCCGTGTGGCCAAGGCCCCCAAGAAGCAGCAAG AGCCGGCTGAGGACTcggaggaggaagaagaggaggaagaggtggagAATAAAGACCCTccaaaaaagctgaagaagaagGTTCCCAAAGACCCCACCTCGGGCGAGGGCAGGGAGAAGAAGCTGAAGCCGAAGG GAGACAAGAGCGACCCTGATGGCAAAGCCAAATCTGCCAAAAGCACCAAGAAGGAGCAGATGTCCATGTTCCAGGTGAAcggggagaaaaaggagaagaaaagcaagaagaaag ccaccaccagcagcgACGAGGAGGATGATTCCGACTCCAGCACAAAACCCATCAGGTcggagaagaagaaaaacccgGCGTCCCTCTTCCAGACAGGCGGGGACCCCCCGAGGgagaagaaatcaaaaaaaaaag CTCCTCCCAAAGTGGCCGAGAGCGAGGAGGAGAGCCCGGAGACCCCGCAGAAAAACTCcaacaagaaagggaaagggaagaagtcAAAGAAg CTGAAGGAGGAGAGGCCCCTGTCACCTGTCATCGAGGTGGACAACCTGGAGGAGTTTGTGCTGCGGCCGGCGCCCCAGGGAGTGACTGTCAAGTGCCGGGTAACGCGGGACAAGAAGGGGATGGACCGGGGGCTTTACCCCACCTATTACCTCCACTTGGATAACGACAAGAAG GTGTTCCTCCTCGCCGGGAGGAAGcgtaagaaaagcaaaacctccAACTACCTCATCTCCATCGACCCCACCGACCTGTCACGGGGGGGAGAGAACTTCATCGGGAAACTGAG ATCCAACCTGATGGGCACAAAGTTTACGGTGTTCGACAACGGTGCGAACCCCGACAGGGCCAACGCCGACTGGTCCAACGTGCGGCAGGAGCTCTCGGCCGTGGTCTAC GAAACCAACGTTTTAGGGTTCAAAGGACCCCGGAAAATGACGGTCATCATCCCGGGGATGAACGCCGACAATGAGAGGGTGCCCATCCGGCCCCGTAAT GACAACGACGGCCTCCTGATGCGATGGCAGAACAGAAACATGGACAACGTGATCGAACTGCACAACAAGGCGCCGGTGTGGAATGATGAGACCCAGTCCTACGTCCTCAACTTCCACGGCCGGGTCACTCACGCCTCCGTCAAAAACTTCCAGATTGTTCACGGCAGCGACC
- the TULP1 gene encoding tubby-related protein 1 isoform X1 encodes MPLQTEILREVWAADSPSEEPGTPHHKPKQKVKKKRQEPMLEAEAKPRRLRVKKLSEAGAAEEPRAPAQGVKKLKKKKEEKGEEEGDKDPKLTREPRKKKESPATRSRVAKAPKKQQEPAEDSEEEEEEEEVENKDPPKKLKKKVPKDPTSGEGREKKLKPKGDKSDPDGKAKSAKSTKKEQMSMFQVNGEKKEKKSKKKATTSSDEEDDSDSSTKPIRSEKKKNPASLFQTGGDPPREKKSKKKAPPKVAESEEESPETPQKNSNKKGKGKKSKKLKEERPLSPVIEVDNLEEFVLRPAPQGVTVKCRVTRDKKGMDRGLYPTYYLHLDNDKKVFLLAGRKRKKSKTSNYLISIDPTDLSRGGENFIGKLRSNLMGTKFTVFDNGANPDRANADWSNVRQELSAVVYETNVLGFKGPRKMTVIIPGMNADNERVPIRPRNDNDGLLMRWQNRNMDNVIELHNKAPVWNDETQSYVLNFHGRVTHASVKNFQIVHGSDPDYIVMQFGRVADDAFTMDYNYPLCAVQAFAIALSSFDGKLACE; translated from the exons ATGCCGCTGCAGACTGAGATCCTGCGCGAGGTCTGGGCTGCCGacag ccccagcgAGGAGCCAGGGACCCCCCATCACAAGCCCAAGCAG AAGGTGAAGAAGAAGCGGCAGGAGCCGATGCTGGAGGCCGAGGCCAAGCCCCGGCGGCTGCGGGTGAAGAAGCTGAGCGAGGCGGGGGCTGCGGAGGAGCCCCGTGCCCCAGCACAGG GGgtgaagaagctgaagaagaagaaggaggagaagggggaggaggagggtgacAAGGACCCCAAACTCACCAGGGAGCCTCGGAAGAAGAAGGAGAGCCCAGCCACCCGCTCCCGTGTGGCCAAGGCCCCCAAGAAGCAGCAAG AGCCGGCTGAGGACTcggaggaggaagaagaggaggaagaggtggagAATAAAGACCCTccaaaaaagctgaagaagaagGTTCCCAAAGACCCCACCTCGGGCGAGGGCAGGGAGAAGAAGCTGAAGCCGAAGG GAGACAAGAGCGACCCTGATGGCAAAGCCAAATCTGCCAAAAGCACCAAGAAGGAGCAGATGTCCATGTTCCAGGTGAAcggggagaaaaaggagaagaaaagcaagaagaaag ccaccaccagcagcgACGAGGAGGATGATTCCGACTCCAGCACAAAACCCATCAGGTcggagaagaagaaaaacccgGCGTCCCTCTTCCAGACAGGCGGGGACCCCCCGAGGgagaagaaatcaaaaaaaaaag CTCCTCCCAAAGTGGCCGAGAGCGAGGAGGAGAGCCCGGAGACCCCGCAGAAAAACTCcaacaagaaagggaaagggaagaagtcAAAGAAg CTGAAGGAGGAGAGGCCCCTGTCACCTGTCATCGAGGTGGACAACCTGGAGGAGTTTGTGCTGCGGCCGGCGCCCCAGGGAGTGACTGTCAAGTGCCGGGTAACGCGGGACAAGAAGGGGATGGACCGGGGGCTTTACCCCACCTATTACCTCCACTTGGATAACGACAAGAAG GTGTTCCTCCTCGCCGGGAGGAAGcgtaagaaaagcaaaacctccAACTACCTCATCTCCATCGACCCCACCGACCTGTCACGGGGGGGAGAGAACTTCATCGGGAAACTGAG ATCCAACCTGATGGGCACAAAGTTTACGGTGTTCGACAACGGTGCGAACCCCGACAGGGCCAACGCCGACTGGTCCAACGTGCGGCAGGAGCTCTCGGCCGTGGTCTAC GAAACCAACGTTTTAGGGTTCAAAGGACCCCGGAAAATGACGGTCATCATCCCGGGGATGAACGCCGACAATGAGAGGGTGCCCATCCGGCCCCGTAAT GACAACGACGGCCTCCTGATGCGATGGCAGAACAGAAACATGGACAACGTGATCGAACTGCACAACAAGGCGCCGGTGTGGAATGATGAGACCCAGTCCTACGTCCTCAACTTCCACGGCCGGGTCACTCACGCCTCCGTCAAAAACTTCCAGATTGTTCACGGCAGCGACC
- the TULP1 gene encoding tubby-related protein 1 isoform X4 has product MLEAEAKPRRLRVKKLSEAGAAEEPRAPAQGVKKLKKKKEEKGEEEGDKDPKLTREPRKKKESPATRSRVAKAPKKQQEPAEDSEEEEEEEEVENKDPPKKLKKKVPKDPTSGEGREKKLKPKGDKSDPDGKAKSAKSTKKEQMSMFQVNGEKKEKKSKKKATTSSDEEDDSDSSTKPIRSEKKKNPASLFQTGGDPPREKKSKKKAPPKVAESEEESPETPQKNSNKKGKGKKSKKLKEERPLSPVIEVDNLEEFVLRPAPQGVTVKCRVTRDKKGMDRGLYPTYYLHLDNDKKVFLLAGRKRKKSKTSNYLISIDPTDLSRGGENFIGKLRSNLMGTKFTVFDNGANPDRANADWSNVRQELSAVVYETNVLGFKGPRKMTVIIPGMNADNERVPIRPRNDNDGLLMRWQNRNMDNVIELHNKAPVWNDETQSYVLNFHGRVTHASVKNFQIVHGSDPDYIVMQFGRVADDAFTMDYNYPLCAVQAFAIALSSFDGKLACE; this is encoded by the exons ATGCTGGAGGCCGAGGCCAAGCCCCGGCGGCTGCGGGTGAAGAAGCTGAGCGAGGCGGGGGCTGCGGAGGAGCCCCGTGCCCCAGCACAGG GGgtgaagaagctgaagaagaagaaggaggagaagggggaggaggagggtgacAAGGACCCCAAACTCACCAGGGAGCCTCGGAAGAAGAAGGAGAGCCCAGCCACCCGCTCCCGTGTGGCCAAGGCCCCCAAGAAGCAGCAAG AGCCGGCTGAGGACTcggaggaggaagaagaggaggaagaggtggagAATAAAGACCCTccaaaaaagctgaagaagaagGTTCCCAAAGACCCCACCTCGGGCGAGGGCAGGGAGAAGAAGCTGAAGCCGAAGG GAGACAAGAGCGACCCTGATGGCAAAGCCAAATCTGCCAAAAGCACCAAGAAGGAGCAGATGTCCATGTTCCAGGTGAAcggggagaaaaaggagaagaaaagcaagaagaaag ccaccaccagcagcgACGAGGAGGATGATTCCGACTCCAGCACAAAACCCATCAGGTcggagaagaagaaaaacccgGCGTCCCTCTTCCAGACAGGCGGGGACCCCCCGAGGgagaagaaatcaaaaaaaaaag CTCCTCCCAAAGTGGCCGAGAGCGAGGAGGAGAGCCCGGAGACCCCGCAGAAAAACTCcaacaagaaagggaaagggaagaagtcAAAGAAg CTGAAGGAGGAGAGGCCCCTGTCACCTGTCATCGAGGTGGACAACCTGGAGGAGTTTGTGCTGCGGCCGGCGCCCCAGGGAGTGACTGTCAAGTGCCGGGTAACGCGGGACAAGAAGGGGATGGACCGGGGGCTTTACCCCACCTATTACCTCCACTTGGATAACGACAAGAAG GTGTTCCTCCTCGCCGGGAGGAAGcgtaagaaaagcaaaacctccAACTACCTCATCTCCATCGACCCCACCGACCTGTCACGGGGGGGAGAGAACTTCATCGGGAAACTGAG ATCCAACCTGATGGGCACAAAGTTTACGGTGTTCGACAACGGTGCGAACCCCGACAGGGCCAACGCCGACTGGTCCAACGTGCGGCAGGAGCTCTCGGCCGTGGTCTAC GAAACCAACGTTTTAGGGTTCAAAGGACCCCGGAAAATGACGGTCATCATCCCGGGGATGAACGCCGACAATGAGAGGGTGCCCATCCGGCCCCGTAAT GACAACGACGGCCTCCTGATGCGATGGCAGAACAGAAACATGGACAACGTGATCGAACTGCACAACAAGGCGCCGGTGTGGAATGATGAGACCCAGTCCTACGTCCTCAACTTCCACGGCCGGGTCACTCACGCCTCCGTCAAAAACTTCCAGATTGTTCACGGCAGCGACC
- the FKBP5 gene encoding peptidyl-prolyl cis-trans isomerase FKBP5, producing the protein MTTDEATKSEGEVQAAALAERGEDITPARDRGVLKIIKRPGSEDESPMIGDKVYVHYKGKLANGKKFDSSRDRNEPFVFSLGKGQVIKAWDIGVATMKKGEICYLLCKPEYAYGSAGSAPKIPSNATLFFEVELLDFKGEDLFEDGGIIRRIKRKGEGYSNPNEGATVEIHLEGFCGGTRFDCKDVKFIVGEGEDHDIPIGIDKALEKMQRGEHCILYLGPRYGFGEAGKPKYGIQANAELVYEVTLKSFEKAKESWEMDTKEKLEQAAIVKEKGTMYFKEGKYLQAVIQYGKIVSWLEMEYGLSEKESKASDSFLLAAFLNLAMCYLKLREYAKAVECCDKALGLDQDNEKGLYRRGEARLLMNEFELAKCDFQKVLEVNPQNKAAKSQISVCQKKTKEHNERDRRIYANMFTKFAERDAKEAASKTGVEKAVEKAACEKGPKTHDAEGHV; encoded by the exons ATGACCACTGATGAGGCCACCAAGAGCGAAGGGGAGGTGCAGGCGGCGGCTCTCGCTGAGCGTGGGGAGGACATCACACCAGCTCGAGACCGAGGGGTCCTGAAG atCATTAAACGACCCGGGAGCGAAGATGAGTCCCCCATGATCGGGGACAAGGTTTATGTCCACTACAAAGGCAAACTGGCCAATGGTAAAAAATTCGACTCCAGCCGCGATCGGAACGAGCCCTTCGTCTTCAGCCTGGGCAAgg GTCAGGTAATCAAGGCGTGGGACATCGGGGTGGCTACCATGAAGAAGGGAGAGATCTGCTACTTGCTCTGCAAACCTGAGTACGCGTACGGCTCTGCTGGCAGCGCCCCCAAAATCCCCTCCAATGCCACCCTCTTTTTCGAG gtcGAGCTGCTTGACTTCAAAGGCGAGGACTTGTTTGAGGATGGAGGAATAATCCGGAGGATcaagaggaagggagaaggttACTCCAACCCTAATGAAGGTGCTACAGTGGAAA TTCACCTGGAGGGATTCTGCGGCGGCACCAGGTTCGATTGTAAAGATGTGAAGTTCATCGTGGGCGAAGGGGAGGACCACGACATCCCCATCGGCATCGACAAAGCCCTGGAGAAGATGCAGAGGGGAGAGCACTGCATCCTCTACCTTGGGCCACG GTACGGCTTTGGCGAGGCGGGGAAGCCGAAATACGGCATCCAGGCGAATGCAGAGCTGGTGTACGAGGTCACactgaaaagctttgaaaag GCCAAGGAGTCGTGGGAGATGGACACCAAAGAGAAGCTGGAGCAGGCCGCCATCGTCAAGGAGAAAGGCACGATGTACTTCAAG GAAGGCAAATACCTGCAGGCGGTGATTCAGTATGGGAAGATAGTGTCCTGGCTGGAGATGGAGTATGGCTTGTCTGAAAAAGAGTCGAAAGCCTCCGACTCCTTCCTCCTGGCTGCCTTCCTCAACCTGGCCATGTGCTACCTGAAGCTGCGGGAGTACGCCAAAGCCGTCGAGTGCTGCGATAAG GCGCTGGGACTGGACCAGGACAACGAGAAGGGCTTGTACCGGAGAGGCGAAGCCAGGTTATTGATGAACGAGTTTGAGCTGGCAAAATGTGACTTTCAAAAAGTGCTGGAAGTGAATCCACAGAACAAAGCGGCAAAATCACAGATCTCCGTCTGCCAGAAGAAAACGAAGGAGCACAACGAGCGGGACCGGAGGATCTACGCCAACATGTTCACAAAGTTTGCGGAGAGGGATGCAAAG GAAGCAGCTAGCAAAACTGGGGTCGAAAAAGCAGTGGAGAAAGCAGCTTGTGAAAAGGGACCGAAAACTCACGATGCTGAAGGACACGTATGa
- the TULP1 gene encoding tubby-related protein 1 isoform X2: protein MHRPRGQKVKKKRQEPMLEAEAKPRRLRVKKLSEAGAAEEPRAPAQGVKKLKKKKEEKGEEEGDKDPKLTREPRKKKESPATRSRVAKAPKKQQEPAEDSEEEEEEEEVENKDPPKKLKKKVPKDPTSGEGREKKLKPKGDKSDPDGKAKSAKSTKKEQMSMFQVNGEKKEKKSKKKATTSSDEEDDSDSSTKPIRSEKKKNPASLFQTGGDPPREKKSKKKAPPKVAESEEESPETPQKNSNKKGKGKKSKKLKEERPLSPVIEVDNLEEFVLRPAPQGVTVKCRVTRDKKGMDRGLYPTYYLHLDNDKKVFLLAGRKRKKSKTSNYLISIDPTDLSRGGENFIGKLRSNLMGTKFTVFDNGANPDRANADWSNVRQELSAVVYETNVLGFKGPRKMTVIIPGMNADNERVPIRPRNDNDGLLMRWQNRNMDNVIELHNKAPVWNDETQSYVLNFHGRVTHASVKNFQIVHGSDPDYIVMQFGRVADDAFTMDYNYPLCAVQAFAIALSSFDGKLACE, encoded by the exons ATG CACCGGCCGCGGGGGCAGAAGGTGAAGAAGAAGCGGCAGGAGCCGATGCTGGAGGCCGAGGCCAAGCCCCGGCGGCTGCGGGTGAAGAAGCTGAGCGAGGCGGGGGCTGCGGAGGAGCCCCGTGCCCCAGCACAGG GGgtgaagaagctgaagaagaagaaggaggagaagggggaggaggagggtgacAAGGACCCCAAACTCACCAGGGAGCCTCGGAAGAAGAAGGAGAGCCCAGCCACCCGCTCCCGTGTGGCCAAGGCCCCCAAGAAGCAGCAAG AGCCGGCTGAGGACTcggaggaggaagaagaggaggaagaggtggagAATAAAGACCCTccaaaaaagctgaagaagaagGTTCCCAAAGACCCCACCTCGGGCGAGGGCAGGGAGAAGAAGCTGAAGCCGAAGG GAGACAAGAGCGACCCTGATGGCAAAGCCAAATCTGCCAAAAGCACCAAGAAGGAGCAGATGTCCATGTTCCAGGTGAAcggggagaaaaaggagaagaaaagcaagaagaaag ccaccaccagcagcgACGAGGAGGATGATTCCGACTCCAGCACAAAACCCATCAGGTcggagaagaagaaaaacccgGCGTCCCTCTTCCAGACAGGCGGGGACCCCCCGAGGgagaagaaatcaaaaaaaaaag CTCCTCCCAAAGTGGCCGAGAGCGAGGAGGAGAGCCCGGAGACCCCGCAGAAAAACTCcaacaagaaagggaaagggaagaagtcAAAGAAg CTGAAGGAGGAGAGGCCCCTGTCACCTGTCATCGAGGTGGACAACCTGGAGGAGTTTGTGCTGCGGCCGGCGCCCCAGGGAGTGACTGTCAAGTGCCGGGTAACGCGGGACAAGAAGGGGATGGACCGGGGGCTTTACCCCACCTATTACCTCCACTTGGATAACGACAAGAAG GTGTTCCTCCTCGCCGGGAGGAAGcgtaagaaaagcaaaacctccAACTACCTCATCTCCATCGACCCCACCGACCTGTCACGGGGGGGAGAGAACTTCATCGGGAAACTGAG ATCCAACCTGATGGGCACAAAGTTTACGGTGTTCGACAACGGTGCGAACCCCGACAGGGCCAACGCCGACTGGTCCAACGTGCGGCAGGAGCTCTCGGCCGTGGTCTAC GAAACCAACGTTTTAGGGTTCAAAGGACCCCGGAAAATGACGGTCATCATCCCGGGGATGAACGCCGACAATGAGAGGGTGCCCATCCGGCCCCGTAAT GACAACGACGGCCTCCTGATGCGATGGCAGAACAGAAACATGGACAACGTGATCGAACTGCACAACAAGGCGCCGGTGTGGAATGATGAGACCCAGTCCTACGTCCTCAACTTCCACGGCCGGGTCACTCACGCCTCCGTCAAAAACTTCCAGATTGTTCACGGCAGCGACC